The sequence AAAGGTTATCAATCACACGATTTACCTTTTGCTCAGGGGAAAGAATTTCGATTGACCAATCAGGAGCGGCAATAAAATTATCCTCTGGCTCTCCCACCTCATTCGTTTGAATTCGGTTCCATGCAATTACTGCTATATCAGGAACAATTGATCGCCCAGCAAAAGTACAGCGCAGTTCGGGTAGGGCTGTGTATAGTTCACTATGACGATCAATCTCAATCAACAACCGCTTTTGTAAGATAGATTGTCGAGTTTTGGGCATTGGTTTTTGCATAGCCACCCCGTCCACATATTCCCAGGCGGAGGATTCCTCTATCTGTGGGAGTTTGAGAAATTCCTCAATCGTCAAAATTTGAGTTAGAGAGGCAGTCACAGTTTTAACTGAGGGACTGAACGTTTGCTTTTAGTATAGTAGATTGCCCTACTTGTCTC comes from Synechococcus sp. C9 and encodes:
- a CDS encoding Uma2 family endonuclease, with translation MTASLTQILTIEEFLKLPQIEESSAWEYVDGVAMQKPMPKTRQSILQKRLLIEIDRHSELYTALPELRCTFAGRSIVPDIAVIAWNRIQTNEVGEPEDNFIAAPDWSIEILSPEQKVNRVIDNLLHCLKHGCRLGWMLDPDDYSVLIFAPKQEPNVCRGGCQLQVLEEIHLELTAEQVFAWLKIEKR